In the genome of Arabidopsis thaliana chromosome 4, partial sequence, the window ACTAATTACAGGTTTGTTGCTATGATCTTTGGTATTTTCAATCTTTCCTATGTTTCGAAAAAGAAATACATCTTTTATATACTTGTTTGTGGTTTCTTCCCTTTTGTATGTTAACTTGTGAGACCTGATAATGATATGCATTCATTTTTCCTTATAGGACGTTGCCGAAGATATCAAAAGAAGAATTCGGATTGATATTTGATGAGCTTGACGATACTCGTGACTTTAAGGTAGAGATCTGTGAAGGATGTGGCACATATGATCAGGATACACCTTAAGATTACTATTCACCTAAACCTCTTGACGACTAACAGATTCTTTGTCCCCTTTTTGTTTCCTGTTGAGCAGATAAACAAGGATGAGTTTGCTGACCTCTGCCAGGCCATTGCTTTAAGATTCCAAAAGGAGGAAGTAGTAAGTTCACATATActttattttccttctctcAAAATTTACTTACCTCCACCATATGTTTACATTAGCgatcctttttgttttcattgcaGCCGTCTCTCTTTGAACATTTTCCGCAAATTTACCATTCCGCCTTATCACAACAACTGAGAGCCTTTGTTCGAAGCCCCAACTTTGGCTACGCTATTTCTTTCATCCTCATTATCAATTTCATTGCTGTCGTTGTTGAAACAACGGTATATCATGTTCCCATATTTCTTTGACATGCGATTCCTAATTCTTTCATAAGCCATAACAGATTTTGGTATGCAGCTTGATATCGAAGAAAGCTCGGCTCAGAAGCCATGGCAGGTTGCCGAGTTTGTCTTTGGTAAGAACTTGAATAGGTTTCCACTATCTTCTCtccattttgtatttttcttctatttgatGCTTTGTGAAGTGTATAATCTATGGTTACTGAGAAATATGatgaaaagatgaagaatgaaATAGAAGTTAAGCTATTTCCTGTGTTATTACACTGAGTAGAGTACTTCTATGGATCATATTAGATTGTAACAGCCGAATTTTATTGACCACCTTTTCAGAGtcttaactttttcttcttttaatttctatcTTTGAATGTTTTTACAGGTTGGATATATGTGTTGGAGATGGCTCTGAAGATCTATACATATGGATTTGAGAATTATTGGAGAGAGGGTGCTAACCGATTTGATTTTCTAGTCACATGGGTCATAGGTAACCTATTGAAGCAGCATTTTCATCTTGTTTTGCTGATTGAGTGATTGATGGCTATGCTATAAGTGATAATCTTTGTATCTGCAGTTATTGGGGAAACAGCTACCTTCATAACTCCAGACGAGAATACTTTCTTCTCAAATGGAGAATGGTGAGGAATAACGATGACATATTTGTTACAATGGTCTTCTTTTGTACTAACCCAGACTCTGGTTCTCATTGATAGGATCCGGTACCTTCTCCTGGCGAGAATGTTAAGACTGATAAGGCTTCTTATGAACGTCCAGCGATACCGAGCATTTATTGCGACGTTCATAACTCTTATTCCAAGTTTGATGCCATATTTAGGGACCATTTTCTGCGTGCTGTGTATCTACTGCTCTATTGGCGTACAGGTAAATCAGACTACTGAGttttttgtctgaaaaatGCAAGCTTATGATGAAGCCTTGGTCAATGGTCATTCTCGTCATTTTTGATTATTCTAAGCCTCTTgaaattcttcatctttccgTTCATCTGAATGTTTTAGGAACCGCTGAACTGCTACTCTCATGTGTTTTCCCTGTCTTCTCTCACGGGTTCTATTTCCCAAATCAGATATAAAAATTTCTTCATCTCATTTCTCCGTAGGTCTTTGGAGGGCTTGTGAATGCTGGGAACAAAAAGCTCTTTGAAACCGAATTGGCTGAGGATGAGTATCCTTTTTAACTTTCTGAAAAACTTTTAATGCACTCAACACAGTCTTAGTACACCTTCTCTGTTCCTGTGATTGCTagtgtgtttttaattttttattactgGGGTAAAAACGTTTTCAGTATAAGATCGTTTCTTGACGGGAAAAACTCAGCTACCTTTTGTTCAACTTCAATGACTACCCCAATGGAATGGTCACACTCTTCAATCTGCTAGTTATGGGTAACTGGCAAGTATGGATGGAGGTAATTTCACTCTTCTGTTAGTCCCAACTTTAGACTCATTATAGTTTCCAACAAGAAGTATCGCAAGATTCATTGGAGCTGAGGAGGCCAATGCTAGATGTACTATAAACAGCTTGCTTCTTATTTGCCAATCACTATGGTGCAATGGTTTTAACTACTCTTAATTTCTTTCAGAGCTACAAAGATTTGACGGGCACGTGGTGGAGCATTACATATTTCGTCAGTTTCTATGTCATCACTATTTTACTTCTGTTGAATTTGGTGAGTTTCACTGACGCCAACTCCTAAGAGCTCGATCAAACAGAGGCCATGATTGTTGTAAAGAAACTTAACTCTGCTTCTTAGATCGACTTATAATGCGTGTTTGTTTCAGGTTGTTGCCTTTGTCTTGGAGGCGTTCTTTACTGAGCtggatcttgaagaagaagaaaaatgtcaaGGACAGgtttgttattgtctttgattcGCCATAAAGTTACAGATGTTGGGGAGATTAGAAAAGTAAAGAACCTTTTGGTTCGTGTTCAATCGGCAATGTTTTCATCTCGTTATTGTATCGTTGCAGGAttctcaagaaaaaagaaacaggcGTCGATCTGCAGGGTAAGTAGATAGGTCAAATTGTTGGTTGGTAATATCATACTAGACTCAAAATCTGAaggtttattttgtttttatggttaTTAAAGGTCGAAGTCTCGGAGTCAGAGAGTTGATACACTTCTTCATCACATGTTGGGTGATGAACTCAGCAAACCAGAGTGTTCCACTTCTgacacataaaacaaaacaagatcgTTAAGAGCTTATTTATACGTTTATACTGTGAATCTTTGATTCTATATGGAGAGATCAATAGAATCTAGAAGGTGactaaattttttcttcttttgggtGAAGATTTAATATAAGACGATTGTGTTATAATTTGTCATGAAAACATATGActatatgactatatgagCATCAATTTCTTTAACACTTTTGTAATGTTTACTGAGTTTTACTTTGACCTTTTAAAATGTAACTTTTATTAgtaaaaaatccaaaagaacaTGAAATTGGAAGAGTACCTATCACTAGTAATGTTTTGAGAATTAGGCTTCCTTATTAGGATTTTTGCCAAAATAGAAATCTCTCTTTAATTGATCAATGTGTGATAGTGATATTCCGAATCCTCATTACTAATTGAATCGAAAAGATCTATGAATTGATCAAAATATCCGCTCAATTGGCTATAATTGGTTACttgaacaaaactaaaattgtagaatcatattaaatatttgacgATACGACTTTCGATATTTTCCTAAAGCATCCGATTCGTGCGAATTTGTCTTCCAACTAATGAAGAGATTTTGGTGGAATTGCCACATATGAAATTGAGCACAATTTTGCAAAGAAATAGTCCACTCAATATCATTTGACTGAATAGTTGACCCAACTCATTGTTGTTTGAAGAAACCTTCTTTTCAATTGGTATTTTTCGCGAAAAGGAAACATTAAATAACCATTCCAGCCTTTCAATAAGATTTCGAATAGCTAAGAGAGATATATTGGACCTTacattttgaatgatttgagttttagtGGGGTTTCTATGGTTTTAATGATTTTAGGAAAgttaatgtgatttttttgtaaaaaaatttcaaattccaTCTAAAATCATGAAATTTATCATCAAACACATACCCCAAATTTCTCATGACTCTTTATACTTTCCTCTAGTCTCACCCATGATGATACAAATCTCACCAAATCACTagtcatttaaaaaaaaaaaaagctaaaaaatcaacccaaatatttttaaaattactcaaatctcaaatatgGAAATTCCACCGATAGAGACAACCACTGATGAATCCACCGTCGCTTGCTCTCTGAACAAGGACATATCCGACTCCGACACAAGAGAAGATGATTATTCCTCCGAcggagaaaaagaaggagaagactaCGAAAGCaacggagaagaaggagacgaATATGATGGCGAAAGCaacgaagaggaagatgatgacgatgatgataaCGAAAGCGACAGAGAAGAAGGCGATACGGAAAGAGAGGGAGAAGACAATGGAGATAGTATAGTGGACGATGGATATTCAACAAACGATCAACCAGAGTGGGAAGTGGATAACTTCGATGATTTATATAGCGATTTCTGTTCACCTGATGAAGACTGTTATAccgacgaagaagatgagcgTAAAAGACGTCTTTATCGTCGAAATCTCCACTTTAGTCGTGTTCGTATATACATGATTCGAAATTTAGGTTTTGTCTTTTCCTAATTCAAATGTTATTTAGTGTATAATGTAATTtgttgggtttttgttttgaggtttagggttttctggTGGAAAAAGGGATTCATCCACGTTCCGTATGGATTGGTGCAATCTTACTTGAACCATTGGACAGTGAACATTCTCCGGTTAAAGGAAGGACACAACTTCAATACGCACAAGACATGGTCAAATTGTGTCTTCGCAAATACAATGCCTTAAAGGTAATTTCTGATtttaacattgttttgtttgtttaagaTGTGTGAATTGGCCTTGTTattacttgtttttatttttcctttggtTGTGTTTTCAGGAAACCAATGTGACATTGGATCATGTTGTAAGAGTGACAGGGTCTTTCACTGGTAGGTGGGTTTCGTATATTACTTTTATGGCGAAAGAGTCTGAGGACGATGATACGCTTGTGGAGTATCAAGCCAAGGTTGTGAAGAAATTACAATGTAAGACTTATCCTATGTTTTGCAGGCCTAGTCCTAAGCTAGATCCAGATTTGTAGttcaagttttcttttaatctttggatttaaaactaaataatttgatgattACATCGTCgttttttgcttcttgttttggatttattcTAATGGATGTTTCTCCAAACATTAAATAGTATTTTCAGAGTGTTTATTAGACATATCTAAGATTTATCAAAACTTGAGAGTGCCAAatctataaacaaataattgtaCACTTATATGGCCTTATTGGTAAAATCGTAAATAGTCGGCGCGTTTAGAGGTGTGCCGTTTGTTATAATGGAGGCTAAAGGGCATCGAGACATCCAAAGACTATGAATAACTTCAAACTGTTTAGGGAGTTATGTAAATTTTAGTTCATAAGAAAATGGGTGCTTAGAAAATGACCTTCCCCATTTATCATTACAACTAAATATGTGATAtgacagaagaagaatcaattTGGAGAAAACCATTTGTTTAGCTGGTCTACAATAATTGTACTATTAACCCCATGGTCATGTAAATTAAACATTGACTAGTCCCCGTCTAAGGTAATgcttatcttttcttttgccgACCAAATCCCTAAAAATATTCAAGATTGGTCTCAACTCCGATCCGATTagtcttttaaattttgtatcttaattagtttttttctttttgcggTCTGAATCAAATAGGATCTGCTCCTACCTTCTCTCGTTACGCTCGTGGCTATATCTCGTGCTATTATATTGGCTTTTGTAGATGAAACCTTAAACACGAGCGAACCAAAATTCGGAAGAATCCGATGAATTCTATCAAGATAAGATAAATACGTTGGCCAATTTATGGGATCACTAATGGCTTCCATAGACAGTCCGATCATATCTCAATGTTATCTAAGTGTAGGTCACGTAAACTGTGTAAGACCCATAAAACCCCTCTCAACTCCGCAGCAATACGATTTGACGCTGGTAAAAACATTTCTCGGGCATGAAAAGCAGCGTCCCCATGATGATTCCTGACAATCCAAGCTCCGCCACAGATGTGAACATCATTAAGCCAAGAAACATGTATATTACATTTAAGCGTATCTAGTGGTGGCTTAGTCCATCTAACTGCACATCTAGGATTCAGCGAAAGACGAGTTACAGACTGGGTTGGCATCGTCCTTAACTTGTTCCACACCTTAGATTCTTCAAAAGCATGAGCTATAAGTGCATTTAAGTCGCCTTGTGTTCCCGCCAATACCGTTGTGTTCCGATGTTTCCAAATTCCCCAAAGTAACCATGGATTGGCCATtctcagagaaagagataaaccATCGTTACTCATTAAGTTAAAGACAAAGTCTAAGTTATCAGTAATAGACGGTGTGAAACCATGAGTGGGCAAAGGGATGTTAACCCTCTCCCAAACTTCTCGAGCCGGCCAACAATGAAACAAGACATGACTAATCGATTCCCTATCATTTTCGCACAGAGAGCATGGCGATCAATGTCCTTGAAAACTGCTGACGGAGAGATAGTTATCTGGTTATGAATGATGTTATTCCGTTAGTGTGGAAAAGAAGTAGCCGAAGAGTTCTTGGTGAATCAAGGCTGGGGACCTACAAATCTCAGTAGTTCCCCTTccgttttgttttgttgtgcaGGATTGACAAATGGAACGAGAGAAAAAGAGTAGAATGGCTAATAAAGATGTACATTGTGAATTATATAAGAGTTTATCTACAGAGAGGGATATATAGGGAGATATATGTTCTACATGTAATCATGTAAAAGTATACTGCctgcaaaaacacaaaacttaGACATATACCAAGAATcactttgatctttttttgtcatcaagaATCACTTTGATCCTAATGTATAGGTTTTTGGGTTggtttttaattgatttttgcTAGCagtcaacaaaaatcaaatttgtattattagGTTTTAGGGAGGCGCTGAAAGAAAAAGTCAGAATCTGAGAGTCTTTGcgtattttaattttaggttttgctcttttttttcatgGTGGCTTCCTCAGCCCTGTACAACATTCTTTGGTTCAAAACGGTTTTGTTAGCATATTAGTGCAGTTTGGTTTAAAATTGTAAACCCGAACAGATTTTTGtggtttcaaaattaaattaaaattgttttcttttgtttataaatggGTAGCAAAATATAGTTCACttactttaaaatttcaacTCAAACGTCTTTTTGAGAAGTCCTTGCTCCCTTAAAagtcttttaactttttcctAGTATGtggatttacattttttttttctctcttatgtCGTGCATCGACAGTTATACACCTTAGAAAAGGATAATAAGAAATTGTAATTCTAAGAGGTCAATTCAACTCTTTTGTTgtcattgttattttctttttctttttattatcaaccgatttttttacttcaaatTACATATCTGAGTAATTTCACAGTTATATTCCAAGGATTCAAATGGTATGATTAGGATTGTTAGATCAAGGTTCCTCAGCTTTTGATGTTAGGTGAATTAATTATAACTTGATGAACGAAACGTTCCTAGATTGCATAATTGATGCTATGATGTTTTGTAAACATATCAACCATATTAACAATAGTGAAACCTTCATTAAAGAAGAATTAAGTAAAAGAAACCTTAATGAAATC includes:
- the TPC1 gene encoding two-pore channel 1 (two-pore channel 1 (TPC1); FUNCTIONS IN: voltage-gated calcium channel activity, calcium channel activity; INVOLVED IN: regulation of jasmonic acid biosynthetic process, calcium ion transport, calcium-mediated signaling, seed germination, regulation of stomatal movement; LOCATED IN: vacuolar membrane, plasma membrane, vacuole, plant-type vacuole; EXPRESSED IN: 25 plant structures; EXPRESSED DURING: 15 growth stages; CONTAINS InterPro DOMAIN/s: EF-HAND 2 (InterPro:IPR018249), Ion transport (InterPro:IPR005821), EF-hand-like domain (InterPro:IPR011992), Calcium-binding EF-hand (InterPro:IPR002048); Has 30201 Blast hits to 17322 proteins in 780 species: Archae - 12; Bacteria - 1396; Metazoa - 17338; Fungi - 3422; Plants - 5037; Viruses - 0; Other Eukaryotes - 2996 (source: NCBI BLink).), with protein sequence MEDPLIGRDSLGGGGTDRVRRSEAITHGTPFQKAAALVDLAEDGIGLPVEILDQSSFGESARYYFIFTRLDLIWSLNYFALLFLNFFEQPLWCEKNPKPSCKDRDYYYLGELPYLTNAESIIYEVITLAILLVHTFFPISYEGSRIFWTSRLNLVKVACVVILFVDVLVDFLYLSPLAFDFLPFRIAPYVRVIIFILSIRELRDTLVLLSGMLGTYLNILALWMLFLLFASWIAFVMFEDTQQGLTVFTSYGATLYQMFILFTTSNNPDVWIPAYKSSRWSSVFFVLYVLIGVYFVTNLILAVVYDSFKEQLAKQVSGMDQMKRRMLEKAFGLIDSDKNGEIDKNQCIKLFEQLTNYRTLPKISKEEFGLIFDELDDTRDFKINKDEFADLCQAIALRFQKEEVPSLFEHFPQIYHSALSQQLRAFVRSPNFGYAISFILIINFIAVVVETTLDIEESSAQKPWQVAEFVFGWIYVLEMALKIYTYGFENYWREGANRFDFLVTWVIVIGETATFITPDENTFFSNGEWIRYLLLARMLRLIRLLMNVQRYRAFIATFITLIPSLMPYLGTIFCVLCIYCSIGVQVFGGLVNAGNKKLFETELAEDDYLLFNFNDYPNGMVTLFNLLVMGNWQVWMESYKDLTGTWWSITYFVSFYVITILLLLNLVVAFVLEAFFTELDLEEEEKCQGQDSQEKRNRRRSAGSKSRSQRVDTLLHHMLGDELSKPECSTSDT
- a CDS encoding Cystatin/monellin superfamily protein (Cystatin/monellin superfamily protein; CONTAINS InterPro DOMAIN/s: Cystatin-related, plant (InterPro:IPR006525); BEST Arabidopsis thaliana protein match is: Cystatin/monellin superfamily protein (TAIR:AT5G17150.1); Has 30201 Blast hits to 17322 proteins in 780 species: Archae - 12; Bacteria - 1396; Metazoa - 17338; Fungi - 3422; Plants - 5037; Viruses - 0; Other Eukaryotes - 2996 (source: NCBI BLink).), which codes for MEIPPIETTTDESTVACSLNKDISDSDTREDDYSSDGEKEGEDYESNGEEGDEYDGESNEEEDDDDDDNESDREEGDTEREGEDNGDSIVDDGYSTNDQPEWEVDNFDDLYSDFCSPDEDCYTDEEDERKRRLYRRNLHFSRGFLVEKGIHPRSVWIGAILLEPLDSEHSPVKGRTQLQYAQDMVKLCLRKYNALKETNVTLDHVVRVTGSFTGRWVSYITFMAKESEDDDTLVEYQAKVVKKLQCKTYPMFCRPSPKLDPDL
- a CDS encoding ribonuclease H (unknown protein; FUNCTIONS IN: molecular_function unknown; INVOLVED IN: biological_process unknown; LOCATED IN: cellular_component unknown; BEST Arabidopsis thaliana protein match is: unknown protein (TAIR:AT5G19270.1); Has 30201 Blast hits to 17322 proteins in 780 species: Archae - 12; Bacteria - 1396; Metazoa - 17338; Fungi - 3422; Plants - 5037; Viruses - 0; Other Eukaryotes - 2996 (source: NCBI BLink).); protein product: MSNDGLSLSLRMANPWLLWGIWKHRNTTVLAGTQGDLNALIAHAFEESKVWNKLRTMPTQSVTRLSLNPRCAVRWTKPPLDTLKCNIHVSWLNDVHICGGAWIVRNHHGDAAFHAREMFLPASNRIAAELRGVLWVLHSLRDLHLDNIEI